Proteins encoded within one genomic window of Pedobacter africanus:
- a CDS encoding tetratricopeptide repeat protein: MFRIKSFVFVLLLCAACCAGPFKSAGAVSAQDSLRAKITALNKKAKQLNQDATNQAIAYAYKAYLLAYENKLKQEEADALVILAEGYLYNDIYDLALEYGFNALEIYKEKGSQEQIADTYTILGWTYYDVENAEFALKYHTMAYNLYKKAGKKRKASVSLNGIGLTYQLKNEFKKAAGYFNSVLAQAKEEHNQVMISAAYNNLGISSNNENNYEEAIRFFLLSLQHATGRVLSLAEIHNQMAFSLIKLGRYQEGKASLDKAHAYIQQSTSNSKKENLLDYYKVLSQLYQLTGDYKHAYENIQQYNAVREEFLSKNKINALLTLTMKREAQEKERQIKALNLEKSMRSYQRNTLAIIVLLLLIIGFLLYNKLRSRQRKNAELAEMKQQLLSNKLEFNNTELKNYSMYMTHRNEVIGTFIEELVALEKSGGQDMPQRLHKLVNKFRYEVNSEKYLEDFNLQIEAKYQDFFYNLQQKFPTLTQNERRLCAQIRLNLSIKEIASLNNISVKSVEMARYRLRKHFELPTSENLNDFLKAF; the protein is encoded by the coding sequence ATGTTTAGAATAAAATCTTTTGTATTTGTATTGTTGCTGTGTGCTGCCTGCTGTGCAGGGCCGTTTAAAAGTGCCGGTGCTGTTTCTGCTCAGGATTCGCTCAGGGCGAAGATTACCGCATTAAACAAGAAGGCCAAGCAGCTAAACCAGGATGCGACCAATCAGGCTATCGCCTACGCCTACAAAGCCTACCTGCTGGCCTATGAGAATAAACTGAAACAGGAGGAGGCCGATGCACTGGTAATTCTTGCCGAAGGCTATCTGTACAATGACATTTACGATCTGGCTCTTGAATACGGTTTTAATGCGCTGGAAATTTATAAAGAAAAAGGTAGCCAGGAACAGATAGCCGATACATATACCATACTGGGCTGGACTTATTACGATGTAGAAAATGCAGAGTTTGCGCTGAAATACCATACCATGGCTTATAACCTTTACAAAAAGGCAGGCAAAAAAAGAAAGGCATCCGTCTCTTTGAATGGCATAGGACTTACTTATCAGCTGAAAAATGAGTTCAAAAAAGCTGCAGGATATTTCAACAGTGTCCTGGCACAGGCAAAAGAAGAGCACAACCAGGTGATGATCAGTGCGGCCTACAATAATCTGGGCATCAGCAGTAACAATGAGAATAACTACGAAGAGGCGATCCGCTTTTTCCTGCTTTCGCTCCAGCACGCTACAGGCAGGGTATTGTCGCTCGCCGAGATCCATAACCAGATGGCCTTTTCGTTGATTAAACTTGGGCGTTACCAGGAAGGAAAGGCATCGCTCGACAAAGCCCATGCCTATATTCAGCAATCCACGTCCAACTCCAAAAAAGAAAACCTGCTCGATTATTATAAGGTGCTTTCCCAGTTGTACCAGCTTACGGGTGATTATAAACATGCCTATGAAAATATCCAGCAGTACAATGCTGTACGCGAGGAATTTCTCTCCAAAAACAAGATCAACGCACTCTTAACCCTGACCATGAAACGGGAAGCCCAGGAAAAAGAACGGCAGATCAAAGCCTTAAACCTGGAAAAAAGCATGCGGTCTTACCAGCGCAATACCCTCGCCATTATAGTGCTCCTGCTATTGATTATTGGTTTTTTATTGTACAATAAACTGAGAAGCCGGCAGCGGAAAAATGCAGAGCTGGCCGAAATGAAGCAGCAGTTGCTGAGCAATAAGCTGGAATTTAACAATACAGAGCTGAAAAACTATTCCATGTATATGACCCACAGGAATGAAGTGATCGGGACCTTTATTGAAGAACTGGTTGCCCTCGAGAAGAGCGGAGGCCAAGATATGCCCCAGCGCCTGCACAAGCTGGTCAATAAATTCCGGTATGAGGTCAACAGCGAAAAATACCTCGAAGATTTTAACCTGCAGATTGAAGCCAAATACCAGGACTTCTTTTATAACCTTCAGCAAAAATTTCCGACCCTGACCCAAAACGAGCGCCGATTGTGTGCCCAGATCAGGCTCAATCTGTCGATCAAGGAAATCGCGTCCCTCAATAACATCTCGGTGAAGTCGGTAGAAATGGCGCGTTACCGGCTGAGAAAACATTTTGAGCTGCCAACCAGTGAGAACCTAAACGACTTCCTAAAGGCCTTTTAA